The Candidatus Bathyarchaeota archaeon DNA window ATTTGCGGCGAAGCTTGTAAATAGGGAGGCGACTTTAGACCAGTGTCCACCAATTATGCAAGAGAATTATAGAACCGCTTTTAACCAACTATGGGAGATCCTTAAACCACCTATCAAAGAAGTTTCCATTGGAGGCAGAGAACATGTTCTGAAGATAGGTGGAAAATATGTCCTGTACCGACATGAATTCACCTATCATAATCCAACAGCCATAGCTGTGGATGTAACCGACGAGATGTCTGAAGACCAACTCCTGAAAAGAGTGAAGAGTATTGAGAGCTTAACTTATACATATATAGGACAGAGCCTCAGGCTTGACGCAGTAGCTATCAGAAGTGTATCTGGTGACTCTAAGACTTTTGGGAAAGCCGTGATGAAATTATCTTCAATGACAGAGTTGCCTCTCATCTTATGCTCAACCGAACCTGACATAATGGAGGCGGGGCTGGTTTCATCCTCTGAAAGGAGGCCATTAATGTATGCGGCTACTACAAGAAACTGGAAGGAAATGGCTGAGTTAGCCACCATGTATAACTGTCCAATAGTGGCGTCAGCCCCTGAAGGACTCAGTCAACTCAGGTCCCTCGTCAAGACATTGAAAGATTTTGGATGTGACGATATCATTCTAGATCCAGGGACCTTCCCAGACGATGGGGTAGCCAAAACAGTAACTCAATTCAGCACATTGAGGTTGACCGCATGCAAGTACGATGATGAACTCTTCGGTTACCCCATAA harbors:
- a CDS encoding acetyl-CoA decarbonylase/synthase complex subunit gamma; translated protein: MRTLKKRVSPIDIHRLLPMTNCKICGEENCMAFAAKLVNREATLDQCPPIMQENYRTAFNQLWEILKPPIKEVSIGGREHVLKIGGKYVLYRHEFTYHNPTAIAVDVTDEMSEDQLLKRVKSIESLTYTYIGQSLRLDAVAIRSVSGDSKTFGKAVMKLSSMTELPLILCSTEPDIMEAGLVSSSERRPLMYAATTRNWKEMAELATMYNCPIVASAPEGLSQLRSLVKTLKDFGCDDIILDPGTFPDDGVAKTVTQFSTLRLTACKYDDELFGYPIMGVPMIVWMEKDHHPDVLKWKEAYLTSMLIVKYADLLIIHSLDGWVVLPNLILRQNIYTDPRKPVAVEPGVRTFGKPDENSPLLMTTNFALTYYTVAADIESFGLNCYLLVVDTEGLSVESAVAGRKLTADKIAEALGHSSMKEKLKHNKMIIPGRAARLSGEVEETTGWKILVGPLDSSGIQKFIHEKWTQT